A single Sorex araneus isolate mSorAra2 chromosome 8, mSorAra2.pri, whole genome shotgun sequence DNA region contains:
- the FAM98C gene encoding protein FAM98C isoform X2 has translation MERVEAAVAGDLRTLGYGALPGAASLGTWCPDFRALCARLAAELDTLGGERAAGAETLIAGDGPDAEDQFLRQLARLLREWHCPDRVLCGADGAAALREPGAGLRLLSFLCSELQAARLLRLKPRLEPSPAPPSGERAEDEDSVVQELVLTLQALGLSRPPPRTPASQLLQELHAKISELLPSLPPESLMPLLSHPLDAPQWEALESLSQSLRDQYYCRRCLLLKRLDVTTAAFHWSDRAQVLMGSVPDRGGRPGELEAPMPSWKNRREDGGGGGWKAGRRKKKK, from the exons ATGGAGAGGGTGGAGGCGGCGGTGGCCGGGGACCTGCGGACTTTGGG CTATGGGGCTTTGCCGGGGGCGGCGTCGCTGGGCACCTGGTGCCCGGACTTCAGGGCACTGTGCGCGCGGCTGGCGGCGGAGCTGGACACTCTGGGCGGCGAGCGAGCGGCGGGCGCGGAGACTCTGATTGCCGGCGACG GCCCGGACGCCGAGGACCAGTTCCTGCGACAGTTGGCCCGCCTGCTGCGGGAGTGGCACTGCCCGGACCGCGTGCTCTGTGGCGCAGACGGCGCGGCCGCGCTGCGGGAGCCCGGCGCGGGCCTGCGCCTGCTGA GCTTTCTCTGCTCGGAGCTCCAGGCTGCTCGGCTCCTCCGCTTGAAGCCGCGGCTGGAGCCCAGCCCTGCGCCGCCTAGTGGAGAACGAGCCGAGGATGAGGATAGCGTGGTCCAGGAACTGGTCCTTACGCTGCAAGCTCTGGGGCTGTCCAGGCCCCCGCCGAGGACCCCGGCTAGCCAGCTGCTGCAGGAATTGCATGCTAAG ATCTCAGAGCTTCTGCCTTCCCTGCCTCCAGAGTCCTTGATGCCTCTCCTCAGCCACCCGTTGGATGCTCCCCAATGG GAGGCCCTGGAGTCTCTGTCCCAAAGCCTGCGGGATCAGTACTACTGTCGCCGCTGTCTCCTCCTAAAGCGCCTGGACGTCACAACAGCCGCCTTCCACTGGAGTGATCGTGCCCAG GTGCTGATGGGCAGCGTGCCAGACCGGGGAGGCCGCCCTGGTGAACTGGAGGCTCCCATGCCCAGCTGGAAGAATCGAAGAGAAGACGGCGGTGGTGGTGGGTGGAAGGCCGGCcgcaggaagaaaaagaaataa
- the FAM98C gene encoding protein FAM98C isoform X1 — MERVEAAVAGDLRTLGYGALPGAASLGTWCPDFRALCARLAAELDTLGGERAAGAETLIAGDGPDAEDQFLRQLARLLREWHCPDRVLCGADGAAALREPGAGLRLLSFLCSELQAARLLRLKPRLEPSPAPPSGERAEDEDSVVQELVLTLQALGLSRPPPRTPASQLLQELHAKISELLPSLPPESLMPLLSHPLDAPQWEALESLSQSLRDQYYCRRCLLLKRLDVTTAAFHWSDRAQAQGEAMRAVLSPIRETLTPEPAVSVAHVLAARADLSRLIPATSKAARQGTCCAINKVLMGSVPDRGGRPGELEAPMPSWKNRREDGGGGGWKAGRRKKKK; from the exons ATGGAGAGGGTGGAGGCGGCGGTGGCCGGGGACCTGCGGACTTTGGG CTATGGGGCTTTGCCGGGGGCGGCGTCGCTGGGCACCTGGTGCCCGGACTTCAGGGCACTGTGCGCGCGGCTGGCGGCGGAGCTGGACACTCTGGGCGGCGAGCGAGCGGCGGGCGCGGAGACTCTGATTGCCGGCGACG GCCCGGACGCCGAGGACCAGTTCCTGCGACAGTTGGCCCGCCTGCTGCGGGAGTGGCACTGCCCGGACCGCGTGCTCTGTGGCGCAGACGGCGCGGCCGCGCTGCGGGAGCCCGGCGCGGGCCTGCGCCTGCTGA GCTTTCTCTGCTCGGAGCTCCAGGCTGCTCGGCTCCTCCGCTTGAAGCCGCGGCTGGAGCCCAGCCCTGCGCCGCCTAGTGGAGAACGAGCCGAGGATGAGGATAGCGTGGTCCAGGAACTGGTCCTTACGCTGCAAGCTCTGGGGCTGTCCAGGCCCCCGCCGAGGACCCCGGCTAGCCAGCTGCTGCAGGAATTGCATGCTAAG ATCTCAGAGCTTCTGCCTTCCCTGCCTCCAGAGTCCTTGATGCCTCTCCTCAGCCACCCGTTGGATGCTCCCCAATGG GAGGCCCTGGAGTCTCTGTCCCAAAGCCTGCGGGATCAGTACTACTGTCGCCGCTGTCTCCTCCTAAAGCGCCTGGACGTCACAACAGCCGCCTTCCACTGGAGTGATCGTGCCCAG GCCCAGGGGGAAGCCATGAGGGCGGTGCTGAGCCCCATCCGAGAGACTCTGACCCCGGAACCGGCTGTCTCCGTGGCCCACGTCCTAGCAGCTCGAGCTGACCTGTCTCGTCTGATCCCTGCCACCAGCAAGGCTGCCCGCCAAGGGACCTGCTGTGCCATCAACAAG GTGCTGATGGGCAGCGTGCCAGACCGGGGAGGCCGCCCTGGTGAACTGGAGGCTCCCATGCCCAGCTGGAAGAATCGAAGAGAAGACGGCGGTGGTGGTGGGTGGAAGGCCGGCcgcaggaagaaaaagaaataa